The nucleotide window tgtgtgtgtgttgaatgAATCTACAAGCTACCTGAAATGACAGAGTAGCAAGCTATGGATTCTCTTCGTGGGTAGTAAATCTTTTGCATCTTGAATGTCAATTCTGTTAGAACtttctttcaatatatatataaaaggaaaagCAAAAGAAGGGGCATGCCCGTAAGCTAGGGTGGCATCAGACAGATGTTGGTCCCACATGATGCGTGAATAAAATCCAACCCATACATCAGATGCATCATCGCATTGTACACCCAGGGCCCTAAAATCAGTCAGATgcatttatctggtgggccacattacaaCAAACAAGTTGGGAGggaacatccacccttgatttgggTGGAGGgctcaccatgttgtatatatgaAATCTATGCCATTCAGACCCTTTACCTGGTTGGGATGAAAGGGcaggccaaaaatcaggctctTTCTAAATTCAGGCGGTCCCTGTATAAATCAAGGACAGATGTCCCTGCTCACATTgttccatgttgtggtccactcaagtGTTAGATCAGGGTGATTTTTGCAACTGGAAGCAATATGAGGTGAGGCATATGATGGACATATTGGATGGCcttcatacatcacatgggccccacatctgcctggTACCCCTGTAAATTTAGAAGCAATGTCCtacccaaggtgtcccgtatcggtatcggttggcgtaacggtgccctccgaaaccgatacggatacgggggcgtaacgacccgtaacggcgcaaaattattttttttgccaaaaaaatatgaaaaaatatggattaaatccggaatattctaagcattccaaatatgcattcatttataaattggaacatgtttatggtggtgtaatggtccactctttggtgagaagttgtatcagactgtctgatgaatttatgaaccagataacctgaatttgactacaaaattcatatatttaattttctaactatctactatcaatgatagatatattagaatgaatgtaatatgaaaatatcttacatttaggtgtttgcaattatttttagggccaaaattcatgcgtaaatagaaaaaaatataaaatggcaccccaaatatgtaaaatgcacattaacatgttctactatgattaacacatcatatggcatcattaaaacagcaaaagaatcattaaaaaatgatttttcgaattttcaaaaaaagggccgaaataaatgcgtaaatagaaaaaaataaaataaaatataaaattgcaACCCAAATATTTAAAATTCACATTAAAATGTTCCACTATGATTTACAACTAATATGGactcattaaaacagcaaaagaatcattaaaaatgatttttcgaattttcaaaaaaagggccgaaataaatgcgtaaatagaaaaaaatttaaaaaaatataaaatggcaccccaaatctgtaaaatgcatattaacatgttctactatgattaacacatcatatggcatcattaaaacagcaaaagaatcattaaaaaatgatttttcaaattttcaaaaaaagggccaaaataaatgcgtaaatagaaaaaaatatataaaatatataaaatggaaccccaaatctgtaaaatgcagattaacatgttctaccttgattaacacatcatatgacatcattaaaacagcaaaagaataatttaaaaatggtttttcgaattttctaaaaaagggccaaaataaatgcgtaaatagaaaaaaatattaaaaaaatataaaatggcaccccaaatctgtaaaatgcacattaacatgttctactatgattaatacatcaaatggcatgattaaaacagcaaaacaaccattaaaaactgaatattcgaattttaaaaaagggaccaaaattcatgcgtaaatagaaaaaaatattaaaaaattattaaatggcaccccaaatttgtaaaatgcacattaacatgttctactatgattcacacatcatatgacatgattaaaacagcaaaatatattaaaaaagtataaatacctatttttgatgaatttctgaaaaatggcccaccgagctttgattcaaaaatctataatataatgtgtttttctatcaaatacctagctaaggttggtcgaaattagtagtagaaggacttagaaacagtttggaagcaagaggtttcaaaaaaacagcaaaaacagagctaaaaaaaaagttaccgtttcgggcccgtaacggcccgttacgcccgtatcggtcccatatcggccgatacgggtacaaaaaatcgaatcggccgtttcggccccgaaacgggtaacggttcgcaccgtcaccgttacgtatcggccgatacggccgatacgtaaccgatttggcatacgcTGACTGTACCACTCGAGCGCCCCCCAAAAAGGAATGCTTTATGATTTGAACTCTATAGCATTTTGGATTCTTTCACACATTACAGTGTTCCCCATGTCTGTATTTGTTAAAATTATAGATCAATTGATGCCTTGTTAGCTTGGATGATGCTCATTCTAGATTGATGTAATAACAATACTTGAAACTGCAACTGTCACTGAGCTGGCCATGGGGATTAGAGGAAGAGGATGTATAGGATCCTCGACCTGAGTCTTCTCACAGTATTTTTGCATTTTTAATttctaacaagtggggcccatgggtttAATAATCCATACCATTTGTCTGTTTGGCCCCAGTGTATGGATGGGCTATGCTCCAAAAAACTCTCCTtgataggacaatcctaaccccgtgttttgtggcctacaaatagatggttaggaaGAGAAATGTGGCAGTGGCCCACTTTCAACTGAAGAAAGTCACAAGTTTGGGGGAACAGATCTTCCGAGCTGGGAACTTTTTTGGGCTGGCGTTGTCCATCCCAGTTAGGGCCAATGGGATCAACGAAACATGGGCCACGCTTGTTAGAACCAAAAACACAAACATACCATGCAAAGCGGGGATCGTATATTATATAGTCTTCAACCTCAGGAGTCCTCATTTAATCCAGATTGTTTTTTCCAATGGATTCCAGAGCTGATGAACCATGTCCAATGCTCCAAgtgaaaatagatggttaagaaaagaaatgcaggtccacattcaactgaaaaataaatcctaagattggatggcttggatcttcttGGGTCATGGTGCATCTACGGTGGGACCCATGAAATCAATTATCTGGATTGCTGAACTGTGGGCTGCACTTGTGCATCCGCAGTAGGACCCACGAGATCAAGTGGGTTTCCTTCTGTTGTTTATGTTCATCTTGTAACTTCCATGTTACTCTCTTATCACCCCTTTTCCTTGACGATTGTTTCTACAGTGCGTCACATTGGTGGACTATTATGCCCCTCTTTTCTTCTCAGAGATTGCCACGATACAACCAGAGAATTTCTGCAAAAAGGTCAATCTTTGTGAGGACATGGCAGTCTTTCTTCCACAACAGTTTCAAGATAGCTGCACTGTCTGCCATAACGCTGTAGCCGAAGTTCTAATGAAGCTGAAAGATCCTGATACTCAGGTAAGCTTACTATTCTCTCTGCTGTGAATGCATTTGATGACCAGGTTCTTGTGGTAAATCAAATCCCATTAGACGAGAATTCATAAGTGAAATTATCTAGAAATGTATATGGTCCTCACAATTACAGATATTCCTTTTCTCTTACTATCTATTACTTCACTAAGTTTCAAAAGATATCCCGACGCTGGGTCAAGCATTTGAAAGTGTGTGGCCACAGTTCTCTGATTATATCTGCATTTCTTACTGCTGGCGGGACACCTGACTGTCTGTGTTGCGATATGTCCAGCTAGAGATAATCGAGCTGCTTCTCAAGGCATGTGGTAAGGTGGAGAGCTATGTGAAGGAGGTAAGCACTTCAAGAGCTATTTGAAGATTGTAGAAACCCTTTAAAGCTTGTAGGGATGATTACGCGGGGGTTTACTAATTCCACACGTGGGTATCAGgctgagatccaagccatccatcaggtgggtcccgttGTGCAGTTACCatgcctgaaaatcaggctggtctactCGTCACGTGGTCCACGATGTTAGAAACAACTCAATGACTTGGGAGAACTGGGCCAAATTCTCTATAGTGTTCATTTGATTTATAAACagcggcccacctgatcagtggacTATCCGATTTTGGGGCAAGGGAATCAACATGATtggtcccacctgctggatggcTTTGTTTTCACATGTGTGCCACATCGGAAAATGTGGTGGCATGCAGATGGGCAACCTTATGCATGTGTGATTAGCACACCTCTACTTGGGTCCAACTTTCGCTGATCCAGACCACTTGTCTGGTGGGCTGTGTCACTAGTGCACCATGTTGCGAGATCTCCTCCATTGTTGAAGCTCGGCCATAAGATCAGTGGATATTATTCCCAGTGTATGTGGACTGGTGTCTAGAACATTGATTTGCATGCCACCAATCAGACAATGTTCTCTGATGGAGGAGAGTGTTGTGGCATGGACCATTTAGTGGGCaactagatgaatggtgtggatcaccaattgatgggacccacatgaacaGTTGAACCAAACAAAAAAATGCCTTGCATTATGGGAACCAGATATGAGGTTCGAATCGAACCCCTAACAGGGGCATCTTATTACAGCTTATTGTAACAAAACCGAAGGAAGTCTGCCATTTTGCTGAGAATGTGTAGATGAGGAATTATCGGGTACAGTGCTTTGGGATGTGAATAGTCCTGATGCACCCATGCTGTGAAACTGGGGTGGCTGtagttcagtaatccaaaccattgatctgatggacttCATGCGAGGGATGGGACCCAATAGTTCCTGTTCAAACACaccttttttttacacacccacccacaccccatgcactcacacacccacctaccccacatgggcactcgatcccatgtctcaatgttgaaacagagtctatctaccattgagccatggaGCTGGACCTGTACAAACACACCCTTGCTTTTACACCATTCGATTATAATTAAAGTGCGACCCTACCATAGCACGTGCTAATTTTCTTGGTTGAATGCTACGTGGCAGGTTGGATTGGCACTTTTAAGTGTGATATGAATGGTTTAAAAGCTAAGATGTATACATGCTAACTCATGGGCACCATTCAAATCATTAGATTGCACGAAAATTGTGATTTGGAGATTCTGAGGCCACGCGCCAATGTCCTTGGTTAACTGCAACATCGCACATCAAAATCACACTTCAACGGCAATCTGACTGCTTAAAAGCTAGCGTGTATGCTAGCTAACGACACACATGAATGCATCATCAAAGCCATAGAATCAAGCGGATTAGTCCCTAGTTTTAGCCATCTGATGGCAGttctgtctttttctttttcctgcaaATTCCTTGGCAGTGTAAGAAGTTGGTTTTCGAGTATGGCCCGCTGATCCTGATCAACGCAGAACAGTTCTTGGAGGACCGAGATGTCTGTGTTGCCATCCATGTCTGCAAGAAGTCCAGCCACGAAGAAGCAACCATGGCGGAAATGCCGTTGATTGAAATGGTGGTCAGCAGTGAAAATAGCTGAAAGTTTAAGCAGTTTTTAAATACACTTATTACTGTCACTATTCTCTTATCCTCCCCCAAATGTGTAGTAGTATAAAAATCAAAGAAGGTACATGTTCATATGGTTGTGATCTATGGGGGCTTGTAACATTTGCTCAAAGGGACAGTTTGTGATTGGATGATTAGGTTGTGCATTTTATTTGATCATCTGGACCAGTATATACAGCTTGATTTGGGGTGGGCCTGTTTTATCCATGTATATCCATCCTGGGGGCACGTGTTTGGGTAAGGATTGTGGCGAggggacggtccggatcatctctGCTTTTGCCAATTATTTGCAGTTTTTTAGTttttgacaagtggggcccattgtttggcAACTGAGGCCTAGATCATTCCCAAAAAAATCTCTTCTGTGGGGACAAAATCTATGCCGGAGTATGATAGACATCTAATGGCAGATCATTGGATAATTCCTAGGAAAAACAAACCTGAGACAAAGGGGGGAATTTTATAGGAAACTACCTAATTAGTATGGAATTTACAGTTCGGTTCCTTTTTcaaaaagttatgtaatatcatATTCATTCCACTACCTTTTCATTACATTTATTTAACCCCTGGTTGAGTGGGTGCGAGCAAATGAGTCAGCTACTTGGGAGGGCCCtgccgtgatgtttatataaaatccatcCCAATAAGTGATTCAGGTGAACCATGTGATTGGAAGCAGTGTAGAGGGCAATGATTTCCCACCAAACAATTTCttttcatatggcccacctgaatcatgtctaaattttgggtttttttttttttaataacacacacatacacttACGCTAGTGGaaattcaccacctatggatactcgaacccttgacgggCGTTGGAACTCCttgagtctaccacccgagcaagagaaaGGATCATGTCTAAATTTTTCGTTTGGCGTCTAATGGTTGAAGTGAGTTTTATATCATTGTCTTGGTAGGCTCTATCAAAGTTTAAAGATATACATTTTTTTAACTGTTTTATTTAGTGTGACCCTCCTAAATCACAAGTCAGCCTAGCCTTTTTTAATCTTGAGCActaggattacacatctaatggtcagagtgaatTTCACATGGCCCATCAAAATTCAAGTCTAGATGTCCTCCATATGTACAGGAATTGTTTTGGATTTCTGAAAACAAAAATCCTAAAGAGACCGCTCTTgattttagtggggcccactgtgatatttatgtaTGATCTACTCCAACCATCAAATATTTAGTCCCATATTAGGTCCAAAGAGAAAAAATTCAGGCTGATCTGTGATTTTGCTGGGCCACACCGAAGGAAACAGTTGGAAGAAAGATGTCTGCCCTTAATTTTTACATGACCCACTGTGATAagtatatgaaattcactccaaccattagatgacacaTAAAAATTTAGCTATGTGGCCCACAAACCACACTAGCGGAAATAGTTTCGAGAGGCGAGTGTTTATTTTCAATaaggtggtccacctgattttgggGCCTTggccttgattttacttaaatatCAAAGTGGAGCCATACCActtgattttacttaaatatCAGGGTggagccataccacatgaaaaatTCAGATTGGAAATGTCAGCTGTAGAaaaccttcttggagctgacgaagatgttcatatgccatccaagccgttcgtatggttattaccactcaatAAACTGTAGGTACAAAATTTCTTTCGCCGCCACAGTTTCCAAGAGTAGGCATTTAATCCCTACTGTTTAGTGTGGTGTAGTccccctaagttttggatcagcctgattttttgaccGGTACTATTGTTGTCTTgccaaactgatggacggagtggatttgccacAGGGGTATCTGTGGGCCCCTCATAGCTTCTGACCATAGGAACTTCCTGTGGTCCTGGGGCACAGGCAAGTCGCGTCTAAATCTAATGAAACCTACACGATCCGGTTCGCCTGACGAGCCAACATACTTAACACGTGTGCGATTGTTGTATGGCAATCAAGATGGTCCAAATGGCTATCTCAGCTATGGATGgcattaaccatctgatttggcCCTTTTAGTTTGGACCACTTACTATTGTACTTTTTATCATCCATTTGAAAATCAGCAAGTGGATGGTTACGATTGCTTGATGAGTATGATTTTGGAGATATAATCCATCCATAACATGGCCTACAATTTAGATAGTTCAGGTAGCAGTACACAAGTGCCACACGTGTGAGGAGGATGAGgcatcaccattttaaaaaataaataaattcccgTGGACCATGTAGCCGTAGGGGTGATTAATCATATACTACAATGGGAACCATGGGATTAAATCCAATGGCTCAATTTTAATATCACATCACCATATGTCAAAAATGACATTGATCAAGCAATACTACCAAAATCCCCATAGCTATCTAATGGACGGTGGGTGATTCCTTGACTGTGGAGCATACCTCAATgtagtgttgtatatccacaccgtccatccgttttgccagctcattttagggcatggaccaaaaactgaagaagatacaaatctgAGGTGGACTACACAGGAAAATGTGGTCATTGAACGTCCACTCACCGTTAAAAGCtttctagggtccaccgtaatgtttatttgccatccaacccgttgataaggtcacacagacctttgtgaagggaaaacacaaatatcaacttgatccaacacttttgtggcccattaaaagtttttaatggtcaatcaacactgtttcctttggtgtggtccacttgagatttggatctgctctaTTTTTGGGCCTCTCTCTCTCAGAAATGATTCCAAAACATGGCATGTACAACTGCAGAAACAATCCAAAATCACGGAACCCTGCAAAACTGATTAGTTAGAGATGGAATTTCAAACAACATATATAGCTTCTATAGCAAAAAAGACTTGCAGAGAAATAGAAGACAGAAGACTAACATTCAACTAAAATCACCAAAAGGACCATAGCCTTCTGTACTCTGCGGTAGAATACAAAGAGAGAACCATCTCTCTCATGGCAAACTCAACGATGCTCCCATCTCCAGTCATCTTCATCGTCGCCATCAAGGatctcttcttcatcttcacaTGCAGAGCCATCGTCCTCTGACTGGTCATACGAGCTTTTGCTCCCAACTTCTTCATCGTCGGATGATTCCTCATCAGGATAATCATTCAATGGATTGTCTTCAGCTGCAGTCCCAAAGATGATCAATATTAGACACAAAGCATTGTGAATTTGAAGATGATCCTAACCAGTCTGTCAAGGAGGGGCCATGGTTCACCAAAGATATTCCAGATTCGAAGATCTGACCCCCTTGATCAGTGGTCCACGAGTAGATGGTTAAGCAAAAAATGCAGCCACAGTCCAGGAAGAAAGCCAAATTATGACTGGATCCCCCTTCCACTGTGGTCCCATTGGAACAAAAGTCTGGATTTCTGaatcataggccccaccttgagtggAATTGTCAGGAGAATTCCAATGATTCCTCCATGAATTTAACGGTagatgaagagaagaagaaatgcaTACCATTTGAGTCATCACTTTCAAACTCACACTGCAATGGGCCATCGTAGTAATCATCGTCGTTGTCCACTTGCACCC belongs to Magnolia sinica isolate HGM2019 chromosome 8, MsV1, whole genome shotgun sequence and includes:
- the LOC131253534 gene encoding uncharacterized protein LOC131253534; protein product: MGVRVGLLFLLVLGIGCMYTDARSLVISDSSVVQINYEDLNTESKIPGPLAKNEKLCTLCEQFTSQAVEYLNENKTQTEIINGLHLACSKLHSLHQQCVTLVDYYAPLFFSEIATIQPENFCKKVNLCEDMAVFLPQQFQDSCTVCHNAVAEVLMKLKDPDTQLEIIELLLKACGKVESYVKECKKLVFEYGPLILINAEQFLEDRDVCVAIHVCKKSSHEEATMAEMPLIEMVVSSENS